The Sorangiineae bacterium MSr11367 genome window below encodes:
- a CDS encoding glycoside hydrolase family 3 C-terminal domain-containing protein yields the protein MNRMYFRHTVVALACSAIVSPACTSDNDGSNAPDDPDSMADRRAASLVARMTTDEKVAFVHGTGMPVAEYGTFPPEALHGSSYIPGIPRLGIPQVTGADAACGVNVKDAKATALPAPIALAASWDLDLAQEYGKRIAIELRTLGYTESLGGALNLAREPRSGRTYECMGEDPVLSGGMLAARTVATQAQKVIATVKHYAMNDQEANRMTSDSQVDERTMRETELLAFEIAVKEGQPGSVMCAYNKVNGTYACENPYLLTEVLKKEWGFRGVVQSDWGATHSTASAALAGLDEEQPGASNEASTDPLFKVFGSHFNSKLREAVDNGSVPMSRLDEMVQRKLRTLARVGVMDSPPLPSGPIDQDAGNAAALTVARQSAVLLKNTSAALPLAANLSSIAVIGGHADVGVLSGGGAGGVPPVDGNAVTGCQEPPGPVFPPHCATWYKSAPLAAIKAKAPGANLTFLDGNDSTAAAEAAAKAEVAIVFATQWESEGSDLPSLALPDQHADPYNQRYDQNALIEAVAAKAKRLVVVLQTGSPIVMPWLDRAHAVLEVWYPGVRGGQAIADLLFGDSNPSGKLPISFPKQDADLPQPVISSTDLNVKYSEGLLIGYRWYDAKQLEPLFPFGHGLSYTTFSYSNFDAVVDAKENVTLTLTVTNDGTRAGAEVAQVYAQLPAGVGEPPNRLVGWKKVFLEPGQAQTVQVTVPAVRLATWDPSAHTWKVNHGDYTFVAGTSSRDRRALMKTIRR from the coding sequence ATGAATCGCATGTATTTCCGTCACACCGTCGTCGCACTCGCGTGCAGCGCCATCGTCTCCCCCGCGTGCACGAGCGACAACGATGGATCGAATGCGCCAGACGATCCCGACTCGATGGCCGATCGCCGAGCGGCGTCGCTCGTTGCACGAATGACGACGGATGAGAAAGTGGCGTTCGTGCACGGAACGGGAATGCCCGTCGCGGAATATGGGACGTTTCCTCCCGAGGCATTGCACGGCTCGAGCTACATACCTGGCATTCCCCGGCTAGGCATTCCGCAGGTCACCGGTGCGGATGCGGCTTGTGGAGTCAATGTCAAAGACGCGAAGGCCACGGCGTTGCCAGCGCCCATCGCGCTGGCCGCAAGTTGGGATCTGGATCTGGCCCAGGAATACGGTAAGCGCATTGCCATCGAGCTGCGCACGCTCGGATACACCGAGAGCCTCGGCGGCGCCCTCAATCTGGCGCGCGAACCGCGAAGCGGCCGCACCTACGAATGCATGGGCGAAGATCCGGTCTTGAGCGGTGGAATGCTTGCTGCGCGCACGGTCGCCACGCAAGCGCAGAAGGTCATCGCCACCGTCAAGCATTATGCCATGAATGACCAAGAGGCGAACCGTATGACCTCCGACTCGCAGGTCGACGAACGCACCATGCGGGAGACGGAGCTGCTGGCATTTGAAATCGCGGTAAAAGAGGGACAGCCCGGAAGCGTGATGTGCGCGTACAACAAAGTGAACGGCACGTACGCCTGTGAGAATCCATATCTTTTGACGGAGGTGCTCAAGAAGGAGTGGGGCTTCCGCGGCGTCGTTCAATCCGATTGGGGCGCAACCCACAGCACGGCGTCGGCGGCCCTTGCCGGCCTCGACGAGGAACAACCGGGGGCCTCCAACGAGGCGAGTACGGACCCGCTCTTCAAGGTATTCGGTTCCCACTTCAATTCGAAACTACGGGAAGCGGTCGACAATGGCTCCGTGCCCATGTCCCGGCTCGACGAAATGGTTCAGCGCAAGCTGCGCACCCTCGCGCGCGTCGGCGTCATGGATTCGCCACCGCTTCCCTCGGGCCCTATCGACCAAGACGCGGGCAATGCGGCGGCCCTCACCGTGGCCCGCCAATCCGCCGTGCTTTTGAAGAATACGTCGGCCGCGCTTCCGTTGGCCGCCAACCTTTCATCCATCGCTGTGATCGGCGGCCACGCCGATGTGGGCGTCCTTTCCGGCGGAGGCGCGGGGGGCGTTCCGCCCGTCGATGGCAATGCCGTCACCGGCTGCCAGGAGCCCCCGGGCCCGGTGTTCCCTCCCCATTGCGCAACCTGGTACAAATCCGCGCCGCTCGCGGCGATCAAGGCCAAGGCACCGGGTGCAAACCTCACCTTCCTCGATGGGAACGATTCCACGGCCGCGGCCGAAGCCGCCGCCAAAGCGGAGGTGGCCATCGTCTTCGCGACGCAATGGGAAAGCGAAGGAAGTGATCTCCCCAGCCTCGCCCTGCCGGACCAACACGCCGATCCGTACAATCAACGGTACGATCAAAACGCGCTCATCGAAGCCGTTGCCGCGAAGGCCAAACGCTTGGTCGTGGTGTTGCAAACGGGCAGCCCCATCGTGATGCCGTGGCTCGATCGCGCCCATGCCGTGCTCGAAGTTTGGTATCCCGGCGTTCGCGGCGGCCAAGCCATCGCCGATTTGCTGTTCGGCGACAGCAACCCTTCGGGAAAGCTGCCCATCTCGTTTCCGAAACAGGATGCCGACCTGCCGCAACCGGTCATCTCCTCGACGGATCTCAACGTCAAATATAGCGAGGGACTGCTCATCGGCTATCGCTGGTACGATGCCAAGCAGCTCGAGCCGCTCTTCCCCTTCGGCCACGGCTTGTCCTACACGACATTCTCCTATTCGAACTTCGACGCCGTCGTCGATGCGAAGGAAAACGTGACCCTCACCCTCACCGTCACCAACGACGGCACGCGCGCGGGCGCCGAGGTTGCGCAGGTGTATGCTCAATTGCCCGCCGGAGTGGGTGAACCACCGAATCGTTTGGTGGGTTGGAAGAAGGTGTTCTTGGAGCCGGGGCAGGCGCAAACCGTCCAGGTGACCGTCCCCGCCGTGCGGCTTGCCACGTGGGACCCATCGGCGCACACCTGGAAGGTGAACCACGGCGACTACACGTTCGTTGCCGGAACCTCGTCCCGCGATCGGCGTGCTCTGATGAAGACGATACGTCGCTGA
- a CDS encoding aminotransferase class V-fold PLP-dependent enzyme codes for MHKAALQAALDVATRYLDLVADRPVARPVAASALRERLGGSLPNTGEDPAEIVRELARNVDAGLVASAGPRYFGFVIGGSLPAALAADWLTSAWDQNAALYLASPAASVVETVVAEWLLDLLGLPASASVGLVTGGQMANFTGLAAGRDEVLRRLDWDVEERGLAGAPRITAVMGAEAHATIYTALRFLGIGKEQIRVVEADDQGRMRADALRTVLNSCTGPLIVCAQAGCVNTGAFDPLGEIAQLAHARNAWLHVDGAFGLWAAASSSKRSLVAGSAEADSWAVDGHKWLNVPYDCGIAVIRDSAAHARALRNARAAYLVGAVGGERDGQDWGPESSRRARAFPIYAALRSLGRQGVSALVDRCCAHAADLAVRLRTLEGAMVLNDVVLNQVLVRFHPPNAPEVDAGEFTRAVIRRVQEEGTCWLGPTSWRGSTAMRISVSNWQTSAHDMDRTFDSIERAHRAICNTANDATM; via the coding sequence ATGCACAAAGCGGCTTTGCAGGCAGCGCTCGACGTTGCCACGCGGTATCTCGATCTGGTGGCGGACAGGCCGGTTGCGCGGCCCGTTGCGGCCAGTGCGCTCCGCGAGCGGTTGGGCGGATCGTTGCCGAACACGGGGGAAGACCCCGCGGAGATCGTGCGAGAGCTCGCCCGCAACGTCGATGCTGGGCTCGTTGCCAGCGCGGGGCCGCGGTATTTCGGTTTCGTCATTGGCGGGTCGCTGCCAGCCGCGCTGGCGGCGGATTGGCTCACGTCGGCCTGGGATCAGAATGCGGCGCTTTATCTGGCATCACCGGCGGCGTCCGTCGTCGAAACGGTCGTCGCCGAGTGGCTGCTCGACCTCCTGGGCCTTCCCGCGTCGGCCAGCGTAGGCTTGGTGACGGGCGGGCAAATGGCCAACTTCACGGGGTTGGCCGCGGGCCGCGATGAAGTGCTGCGGCGGCTCGATTGGGACGTGGAAGAACGTGGTCTAGCCGGAGCTCCCAGGATCACGGCGGTGATGGGCGCCGAAGCCCACGCGACCATCTACACGGCACTGCGATTCCTCGGAATCGGCAAGGAGCAAATTCGGGTCGTCGAAGCCGACGATCAGGGGCGCATGCGCGCCGATGCTCTGCGAACGGTACTGAATTCGTGCACCGGCCCGCTCATCGTGTGCGCGCAGGCTGGGTGCGTCAACACCGGAGCATTCGACCCGCTGGGGGAGATTGCGCAGCTCGCGCACGCGCGAAATGCGTGGCTTCACGTCGACGGCGCTTTCGGCTTGTGGGCCGCGGCGAGCTCCAGCAAGCGGTCGCTCGTCGCGGGCAGCGCCGAGGCCGATTCCTGGGCGGTCGATGGCCACAAATGGCTCAACGTGCCCTACGACTGCGGTATCGCCGTCATTCGCGATTCCGCGGCACACGCCCGTGCCTTGCGAAATGCGCGGGCGGCGTACCTCGTCGGGGCCGTTGGGGGCGAACGCGATGGTCAGGATTGGGGCCCGGAGTCTTCGCGGCGCGCGCGCGCCTTCCCCATCTATGCAGCCCTGCGTTCCTTGGGCCGACAGGGGGTGAGTGCTCTCGTCGACCGCTGCTGTGCCCACGCGGCGGATCTTGCGGTGCGCCTTCGCACCCTCGAGGGGGCCATGGTGTTGAACGACGTGGTGCTCAACCAGGTTCTCGTTCGCTTTCACCCCCCGAACGCGCCGGAGGTCGATGCCGGGGAATTCACCCGCGCCGTCATTCGCCGCGTCCAGGAGGAAGGCACCTGTTGGCTAGGCCCCACGTCGTGGCGAGGCTCCACGGCCATGCGCATTTCCGTCTCCAACTGGCAGACGAGCGCGCACGATATGGACCGCACGTTCGACTCCATCGAGCGCGCTCACCGCGCAATCTGCAATACGGCGAACGATGCAACGATGTGA